A single Filimonas effusa DNA region contains:
- a CDS encoding alpha-L-arabinofuranosidase C-terminal domain-containing protein: MNYKNVLLAACFTVAGYAQAQKQAPVIVKASQLVSEVQPTMWGVFFEDINLGADGGIYAELIKNRSFEFSKPMMGWQVTQDFFDEGALQVINRLDKNTANPRFLRITKKAADSKLAITNEGFRGMGIKKGLRYDFSFMYRQTAAGIGLSLELLNNEGKTIGTATVSATAVGDGWQKAAVSFQSTDSASKGRLRVNITGSGSMDVDMISMFPSDTWKGRPGGLRADMVQKLADMKPGFIRFPGGCIVEGFDLSQRYQWKNTIGPIEERQLIINRWNFEFPHRSTPDYFQTFGLGFFEYFQLCDDIGATALPILNCGMACQFNTAELVPLDQLDPYIQDALDLIEFANGDVNTVWGKKRAEMGHAAPFHLKMMGVGNENWGPQYLERLQLFTKAIKAKYPDFKIIASSGTDPEGKRFDFLNTELRKMNADVIDEHYYRSPSWFLSNAGRYDNYPRDGAKIFGGEYAGHSDKVVDGKKQNNWQAALAEAAFMTGLERNAAVVHMASYAPLFAHSEGWQWTPDLIWVNNLQSYGTPSYYVQQLYSLNKGTHVVPALLNGEAIKGQDSLYASAVVDKNAKEIIIKLVNASVRPVLKDIVIEAAKLDKNAELTVLGSEELWTVNTFSSPEAVSPKTSQITVSAGNKLSFTAAPYSFSVIKLKMK; the protein is encoded by the coding sequence ATGAACTACAAAAACGTATTGCTTGCGGCATGTTTTACAGTTGCCGGTTATGCACAGGCCCAGAAGCAGGCGCCTGTGATTGTAAAAGCCAGTCAGCTGGTATCGGAAGTGCAGCCTACCATGTGGGGTGTATTCTTTGAAGATATCAACCTTGGCGCCGATGGGGGCATTTATGCCGAGCTGATCAAGAACCGTTCTTTTGAATTTTCGAAGCCTATGATGGGCTGGCAGGTAACGCAGGATTTTTTTGATGAAGGCGCCCTGCAGGTGATCAACCGTTTGGATAAGAACACTGCGAATCCCCGTTTTTTACGCATCACCAAAAAGGCGGCTGATAGCAAGCTGGCCATTACGAATGAAGGTTTCCGTGGCATGGGCATCAAGAAAGGCCTGCGTTATGATTTCTCTTTCATGTATCGCCAAACGGCTGCCGGCATTGGCCTTTCGCTTGAACTGCTGAACAACGAGGGTAAGACAATTGGCACTGCCACCGTATCGGCCACTGCTGTGGGCGATGGCTGGCAGAAGGCTGCTGTAAGTTTTCAATCTACGGACAGTGCATCGAAAGGACGTTTGCGTGTGAATATTACAGGCAGTGGTTCTATGGATGTAGATATGATCTCCATGTTTCCTTCCGATACCTGGAAGGGGCGGCCCGGTGGCCTGCGTGCCGATATGGTACAGAAACTGGCCGATATGAAGCCGGGGTTCATTCGCTTTCCGGGTGGTTGTATTGTGGAAGGGTTTGATCTGAGCCAGCGTTATCAATGGAAGAATACGATAGGGCCCATTGAAGAAAGGCAGCTGATCATCAACCGCTGGAACTTTGAGTTTCCGCATCGCAGCACGCCTGATTATTTCCAGACCTTTGGTTTGGGTTTCTTTGAATATTTTCAGCTTTGCGATGATATAGGCGCTACTGCCTTACCTATTCTCAACTGTGGTATGGCATGCCAGTTCAATACGGCTGAGCTTGTACCGCTGGATCAGCTGGATCCTTATATCCAGGATGCGCTTGACCTGATCGAGTTTGCGAATGGTGATGTGAATACTGTATGGGGTAAAAAGCGTGCGGAGATGGGGCATGCGGCACCTTTTCATCTGAAGATGATGGGGGTTGGTAATGAGAACTGGGGACCGCAATACCTGGAGCGTTTGCAACTGTTCACCAAAGCCATTAAAGCAAAATATCCCGACTTTAAAATTATTGCCAGCAGTGGTACTGATCCGGAAGGCAAACGTTTTGATTTCCTGAATACGGAATTAAGAAAGATGAATGCTGATGTTATCGACGAGCATTATTATCGCAGTCCTTCGTGGTTTCTTTCGAATGCGGGGCGTTACGATAATTATCCCCGCGATGGCGCCAAGATCTTTGGTGGTGAATATGCCGGGCACAGCGATAAGGTGGTAGACGGCAAAAAGCAAAACAACTGGCAGGCGGCGCTTGCTGAAGCTGCTTTCATGACAGGGTTAGAGCGTAATGCGGCTGTTGTGCATATGGCTTCTTATGCACCTTTGTTTGCGCATAGTGAAGGATGGCAGTGGACGCCTGATCTTATCTGGGTAAATAATCTTCAGTCTTATGGTACGCCCAGTTATTATGTGCAGCAGCTTTACAGTTTGAACAAAGGCACGCATGTGGTGCCGGCTTTATTGAATGGCGAAGCTATTAAAGGGCAGGATAGTTTGTATGCTTCTGCCGTGGTGGATAAAAATGCAAAAGAGATCATCATTAAACTGGTAAATGCGTCGGTCCGCCCGGTATTGAAAGATATTGTTATAGAGGCTGCGAAGCTGGATAAGAATGCGGAGCTTACTGTTTTAGGCAGTGAAGAACTGTGGACGGTAAATACGTTCAGCAGTCCGGAAGCAGTGAGTCCGAAGACAAGCCAGATAACGGTTTCGGCCGGGAATAAATTGAGTTTTACGGCGGCGCCTTATTCTTTTTCGGTGATAAAGCTGAAGATGAAATAA
- a CDS encoding glycoside hydrolase family 43 protein — protein MRIGGLVLASCVMAVSSRAQDASVGGGAALMNMTASHVKSGNADTSFVSKGNPVIAHKYTADPAALVYGGKVYLYTGHDVAPPGKEFYEMHEWLCFSTSDMVHWEEHPVPLKAKDFAWAKGDAWASQVIEKGGKFYWYAAVEHGSIRGKAIGVAVGDSPTGPFKDARGSALVTNDMTTATSIGWDDIDPSVIIDDDGRAYLFWGNTKCYYARLKDNMTELDGSIQVVDLPAFTEAPWIHRKNGWYYLSYASGFPEKIVYAMSKNINGPWRYKGILNEIAGNSNTNHQSIIDFKGKSYFIYHNGAINTNGGSFRRSVCIDALKYNKDGTLQRVVMTSEGVSAGSGKN, from the coding sequence ATGCGAATAGGCGGTTTAGTTCTGGCATCTTGTGTAATGGCTGTAAGCAGCCGGGCGCAGGATGCTTCTGTCGGCGGTGGTGCGGCGCTGATGAATATGACAGCTTCCCATGTCAAGAGCGGTAATGCAGATACGAGTTTTGTTTCGAAAGGCAACCCGGTGATTGCGCATAAGTACACAGCTGATCCGGCTGCATTGGTGTATGGAGGTAAGGTGTACCTGTATACCGGGCATGATGTAGCGCCTCCGGGAAAAGAGTTTTATGAAATGCATGAATGGCTTTGTTTTTCTACCAGTGACATGGTACACTGGGAGGAGCACCCGGTGCCGTTGAAGGCAAAGGATTTTGCCTGGGCGAAGGGGGATGCATGGGCGTCGCAGGTAATTGAGAAGGGCGGCAAGTTCTACTGGTATGCAGCGGTAGAGCATGGCAGTATTCGCGGGAAGGCGATTGGCGTTGCGGTGGGGGATAGTCCTACCGGGCCATTTAAGGATGCAAGAGGATCGGCATTGGTTACAAATGATATGACGACGGCTACTTCTATCGGATGGGACGATATTGACCCCTCTGTTATCATTGACGACGACGGGCGGGCATACTTATTCTGGGGTAATACCAAATGTTATTATGCCCGTTTAAAAGACAATATGACTGAGTTGGACGGGTCTATACAAGTAGTTGATCTGCCGGCATTTACCGAGGCTCCGTGGATACACAGGAAGAACGGCTGGTATTACCTTTCGTATGCTTCGGGTTTCCCGGAAAAGATTGTTTATGCCATGAGTAAAAACATCAATGGTCCCTGGCGTTATAAAGGCATTTTAAATGAGATAGCCGGCAACAGTAATACCAATCACCAGTCGATCATAGATTTCAAGGGGAAGTCGTACTTTATTTATCATAATGGTGCGATAAATACCAATGGCGGAAGTTTTCGGCGATCGGTATGTATTGATGCGCTGAAATATAATAAAGATGGTACATTGCAACGTGTGGTAATGACATCTGAAGGAGTGAGCGCTGGGAGTGGAAAAAATTGA